A stretch of Clostridium sp. BJN0001 DNA encodes these proteins:
- the fliQ gene encoding flagellar biosynthesis protein FliQ, which yields MSQTMLNAIVKDTIVTAAKVAGPLLLVVLLVGLIISILQATTQIQEQTLTFVPKLIVTAIVGIFLGSWMLQTLISFTQRIFEYIANITT from the coding sequence ATGTCACAGACAATGTTAAATGCTATAGTAAAAGATACAATTGTAACAGCTGCAAAAGTTGCAGGACCACTTCTTCTTGTTGTTCTTCTTGTCGGACTTATTATAAGTATCCTTCAAGCAACTACTCAGATTCAAGAGCAGACTTTAACTTTTGTACCAAAGCTTATAGTTACAGCTATAGTAGGAATTTTTTTGGGAAGTTGGATGCTTCAGACACTTATTTCATTTACACAGAGAATATTTGAATACATAGCTAATATTACAACGTAG
- a CDS encoding fused FliR family export protein/FlhB family type III secretion system protein: MVDSTYFLALFLIFLRLTSYFIVVDVFFPSGTPKVLKGVLGIIIAYGIIGGVDASVVNSINSNYLLIFSAVSEILSGLILGFLTNIIFLSVKFAGGWMDIHAGFSMVSVLDPTTQMNSTLLGNFSYMIAMMIFFIVDGQEIVLGLLAKSFEIVPLGHTIVYSETLSAIIKTIFHFFALGMEIAIPVVLIIVMIDVCLGLISRTVPTIPIMIFGMPIKNALGLVTFLIIMPLITKIVSSAIYGLPQLFENLVKVIPAAGFMCIFADADKTEEATPKKLSDARKKGQLPRSKDVNVAITMLACTLLILVLWDSLTNGFKDVIIYFLRLPALNNFNIHTLGYLSLFVIYKTAVILLPFALSIMVAGVFASFLQTGFLLTKEPIKPSLGKLNPISGFKNMFSKKSIVDLLKNSIVITIVTLIAYKYIKKNYLNILNLVNLYLPDMGIQIRNLVVGIFSQICIVLVVIAAIDYFLQRKMFSKDMKMTKQEIKDEYKEQEGDPQIKGKIKQKQREISRRRMMNAVADATVVVTNPTHIAIALKYEEKGKMEAPKVVAKGADYIALKIKEKAKENDVPIVENKPLARLMYKQVELNKEIPEDMYQAVAEILAVVMKIKK; the protein is encoded by the coding sequence ATGGTAGATTCTACTTATTTTTTAGCCCTGTTTCTAATTTTTTTAAGGCTGACATCATATTTTATTGTTGTCGATGTATTTTTTCCAAGTGGAACACCAAAAGTATTAAAAGGAGTACTTGGAATTATAATAGCATATGGAATAATAGGTGGAGTAGATGCATCAGTTGTAAACTCTATAAATAGTAATTATCTTCTAATATTTTCAGCAGTAAGTGAAATACTTAGCGGTCTTATTTTAGGATTTTTAACTAATATAATTTTCCTTTCTGTTAAATTTGCAGGAGGTTGGATGGATATACATGCTGGATTTTCCATGGTAAGTGTACTTGATCCAACTACACAGATGAATTCTACACTTCTTGGAAATTTTTCGTATATGATTGCAATGATGATTTTCTTTATTGTAGATGGACAGGAAATTGTTTTAGGACTTCTTGCAAAATCTTTTGAAATAGTTCCTTTAGGACATACGATAGTTTATAGTGAAACTCTTTCAGCAATAATAAAAACTATTTTTCATTTTTTCGCACTTGGAATGGAAATCGCGATACCTGTTGTACTTATTATCGTAATGATAGATGTATGTCTTGGACTTATATCACGAACAGTTCCTACAATACCAATAATGATATTTGGTATGCCAATTAAAAATGCATTAGGTCTTGTAACATTTTTAATTATAATGCCGCTTATTACAAAAATAGTAAGTTCAGCTATATATGGTTTACCTCAGTTATTTGAAAATCTTGTAAAAGTCATACCAGCAGCTGGTTTTATGTGTATATTTGCTGATGCAGATAAGACAGAAGAGGCAACACCTAAGAAATTATCAGATGCAAGAAAAAAAGGACAGCTTCCTAGAAGTAAGGATGTAAATGTTGCGATTACAATGCTTGCATGTACACTTTTAATTTTGGTATTATGGGATAGCCTTACGAATGGATTTAAAGATGTAATAATATATTTCTTAAGATTACCAGCACTTAATAATTTTAATATTCATACTTTAGGATATTTAAGTCTTTTTGTAATTTATAAAACAGCTGTTATTTTACTTCCGTTTGCATTATCAATAATGGTTGCAGGAGTATTTGCTAGTTTTCTTCAGACAGGTTTTTTACTTACTAAAGAACCAATTAAGCCTTCTTTAGGAAAATTAAATCCAATATCTGGATTTAAAAATATGTTTTCTAAAAAAAGCATTGTTGATCTATTAAAAAATTCAATAGTAATTACTATAGTAACTTTAATAGCGTATAAGTATATCAAAAAAAATTATTTAAATATACTTAATCTTGTAAATTTATATCTTCCAGATATGGGAATTCAAATAAGAAATTTAGTAGTGGGTATATTTTCTCAAATATGCATAGTTCTTGTAGTTATAGCAGCTATTGATTATTTCCTTCAAAGAAAGATGTTCTCTAAAGATATGAAGATGACAAAACAGGAAATAAAAGATGAATATAAAGAACAAGAAGGAGATCCACAGATTAAAGGAAAGATAAAGCAGAAGCAAAGAGAAATAAGCAGACGAAGAATGATGAATGCTGTTGCAGATGCTACTGTTGTTGTAACAAATCCTACTCATATAGCAATTGCTTTAAAGTATGAAGAAAAAGGTAAAATGGAAGCTCCAAAAGTTGTAGCTAAAGGTGCTGATTACATAGCACTTAAAATAAAGGAAAAAGCAAAAGAAAATGATGTACCTATTGTTGAAAATAAACCACTTGCACGGCTTATGTACAAGCAGGTGGAATTAAACAAGGAAATACCAGAAGATATGTATCAGGCAGTTGCAGAAATTTTGGCTGTTGTAATGAAAATTAAAAAGTAG
- the flhA gene encoding flagellar biosynthesis protein FlhA — MEFSLRKLDIKNNLDVIVAFGVIFIVIMIIIPLPKAMLDVLLAFNITLSIVILLITMFTTSVLQLSIFPSLLLVTTLFRLALNVSSTRLILSEADAGTIITAFGEFVVNGNYLVGIIIFLIIVIIQFMVITNGAGRVAEVSARFTLDAMPGKQMAIDADLNSGMIDDVMAKKRRQDLQTEADFYGSMDGASKFVKGDAIAGLLITVINIIAGIAIGVLVKNMDVAKAAQTYVRLTVGDGLVSQIPALLISTASGIIVTRSGNSESFGKTFQKQLTGFPIATGIASVIMLFISIIPNMPMFPFLVASVAMGILTYFLIKDEKEKNAPKEVSEEEKIMAKEKKEPENVMNLISVEPMEVEIGYGLIPLADEATGGDLLQRIASVRRQCAIEMGIVVQPIRIRDNLQLKTNEYVIKIRGTVIASSELMPNMLLCMDPTGEHSDIPGIKTIEPTFKLEAVWINKDQREDAEIKGLTVVDPTTVMVTHLTETIKNHSFELLGRQEVKLIVDNMKEKYSAVVEELIPDLLTIGELQKVLQNLLKEKVPIKDMVTIMESLADNARNTRDIEVLTEYVRYSLARTICNQIVDEDRKVTVVTLDPSIEKIIGSNIQKTVQGSFPTIDPDTTTKILQSIKDTIERVNFYNNQPVILVSPNIRLVFRKLIEMVFPQVMVISLNEVPNDVQINSEGVVTV, encoded by the coding sequence TTGGAATTTAGTTTAAGAAAACTTGATATAAAAAATAATTTAGATGTAATAGTAGCATTTGGAGTAATTTTTATTGTTATTATGATAATTATACCGCTTCCAAAAGCTATGCTTGATGTACTTTTAGCATTTAATATAACCCTTTCTATAGTAATACTTCTTATAACAATGTTCACTACAAGTGTTCTTCAGTTATCAATATTCCCATCTCTTTTACTTGTAACTACATTGTTTAGGCTTGCTTTAAATGTATCGTCCACAAGACTTATTTTATCAGAAGCAGATGCAGGAACTATTATTACAGCATTTGGTGAATTCGTTGTAAATGGAAATTACTTAGTTGGAATAATTATATTCTTAATAATTGTTATTATTCAGTTTATGGTAATTACAAATGGTGCTGGAAGAGTTGCTGAAGTATCTGCAAGATTCACACTTGATGCTATGCCTGGAAAACAAATGGCAATTGATGCGGATTTAAATTCAGGTATGATAGATGATGTAATGGCAAAAAAGAGAAGACAAGATTTGCAGACAGAAGCAGATTTTTATGGTTCTATGGATGGTGCGTCAAAGTTTGTAAAAGGTGATGCTATTGCAGGATTATTAATAACAGTTATAAATATAATTGCAGGAATTGCAATAGGTGTTTTAGTAAAGAATATGGATGTTGCAAAAGCTGCACAGACATATGTAAGATTAACAGTCGGAGATGGGCTTGTAAGCCAGATCCCTGCACTTTTAATCTCTACTGCATCAGGTATTATAGTAACACGTTCAGGAAATTCTGAAAGCTTTGGTAAAACATTTCAAAAGCAGCTTACAGGATTCCCTATTGCTACAGGAATTGCAAGTGTTATAATGCTATTTATTTCAATAATACCTAATATGCCTATGTTCCCATTTTTAGTTGCATCAGTTGCAATGGGAATACTTACATATTTTCTTATTAAAGATGAAAAGGAAAAGAATGCTCCAAAAGAAGTTTCAGAAGAAGAAAAGATTATGGCAAAAGAAAAGAAAGAGCCTGAAAATGTAATGAATCTTATATCTGTTGAACCTATGGAAGTTGAAATAGGGTATGGACTTATTCCGCTTGCAGATGAAGCTACAGGTGGAGATCTTCTTCAGAGAATAGCATCTGTAAGAAGGCAGTGTGCTATTGAGATGGGTATAGTTGTTCAGCCTATAAGAATTCGTGATAATCTTCAGCTTAAAACTAATGAATATGTTATTAAAATAAGAGGTACAGTAATAGCATCATCAGAGCTTATGCCAAATATGCTTTTATGTATGGACCCTACAGGTGAACATTCTGATATTCCTGGAATAAAAACAATAGAACCTACGTTTAAACTTGAAGCTGTTTGGATTAATAAGGATCAAAGAGAAGACGCTGAGATTAAAGGATTAACAGTAGTTGATCCTACAACTGTAATGGTAACACATCTTACAGAGACAATTAAAAATCATTCATTTGAATTACTTGGGCGTCAGGAAGTTAAGCTTATTGTTGATAATATGAAAGAAAAATATAGTGCAGTAGTTGAAGAGCTTATTCCGGATCTTTTAACTATTGGAGAACTTCAAAAAGTACTTCAAAATCTTTTAAAAGAAAAAGTTCCAATAAAAGATATGGTGACAATAATGGAATCACTTGCAGATAATGCAAGAAATACAAGAGATATTGAAGTACTTACTGAGTATGTAAGATATTCTCTTGCAAGAACTATATGTAATCAGATAGTAGATGAAGATAGAAAAGTAACAGTTGTCACATTAGATCCTTCAATTGAAAAAATTATAGGCTCTAATATACAAAAGACAGTTCAGGGTTCATTCCCTACAATAGATCCAGATACTACAACTAAGATTCTTCAGAGTATTAAAGATACTATTGAAAGAGTTAATTTCTATAATAATCAGCCGGTCATACTTGTATCACCTAATATAAGATTAGTATTTAGAAAACTTATAGAAATGGTATTCCCTCAAGTTATGGTAATTTCATTAAATGAAGTACCAAACGATGTTCAAATAAATAGTGAAGGAGTTGTTACCGTATAA
- the flhF gene encoding flagellar biosynthesis protein FlhF yields the protein MIIKKYVANEMNEAMLKIRSELGKDAVIISQRKIRKKGIKGIFGGKLIEVTAAVENSNKEKKKKYQFKAASDKEFEDSVLNFQKIMKNNFSKNDEEEIAKEKEKSDFEKMIEKHNNKAIKETTEKKEITAKNDDKSQSYIESVHKEVSEIKDLLNKAIVEKNSNQIKSEDKDENNSLYKEFQKLDIDEEYINDLIDKVKNIKENSEEKKDPKEILSEALKEDINISSDDLEGNVVLVGPTGVGKTTTIAKLAGRLSLVEKKRVGLITVDTYRIGAVDQLKTYAEIMNIPFEVVITAKEMEQAVEKMSNLDVVLIDTTGRSSKNIMQISELRTFITKTNPSKVEMVISSTTKNSDIKSILKGYEKLDYNNIIITKLDETTTYGCIYNICKEAEKPIQYMTIGQNVPDDMKVPEKDEIIRLILGEETI from the coding sequence ATGATTATAAAGAAATATGTTGCAAATGAAATGAATGAAGCAATGCTTAAGATAAGAAGTGAACTAGGAAAAGACGCAGTTATAATAAGTCAGAGAAAGATTAGAAAAAAAGGAATAAAAGGTATCTTTGGAGGAAAATTAATTGAAGTAACAGCTGCCGTTGAAAATTCTAATAAAGAAAAGAAAAAGAAGTATCAGTTTAAAGCAGCTAGTGATAAAGAATTTGAAGATTCAGTACTTAATTTTCAAAAAATAATGAAAAATAATTTTTCAAAAAATGACGAGGAAGAGATAGCTAAAGAAAAAGAAAAATCTGATTTTGAAAAAATGATTGAAAAGCATAATAATAAAGCAATAAAAGAAACTACAGAAAAAAAAGAAATAACTGCTAAAAATGATGATAAGTCTCAATCTTACATAGAGTCGGTACATAAAGAAGTTAGTGAAATAAAGGATCTTCTAAATAAAGCTATAGTTGAGAAAAATAGCAATCAAATTAAATCTGAAGATAAAGATGAAAATAATTCTCTTTATAAAGAATTTCAGAAGCTTGATATTGATGAAGAATATATTAATGATTTAATTGATAAAGTAAAAAATATTAAGGAAAATTCTGAAGAAAAAAAAGATCCTAAAGAGATATTAAGTGAAGCTTTAAAAGAAGATATAAATATATCATCTGATGATTTAGAAGGAAATGTAGTGCTTGTTGGACCTACAGGTGTTGGAAAGACAACAACAATAGCAAAACTTGCAGGAAGACTTTCTTTAGTAGAAAAAAAGAGAGTTGGTCTTATAACAGTTGATACTTATAGAATTGGAGCAGTAGATCAGCTTAAAACTTATGCTGAGATAATGAACATACCATTTGAAGTTGTTATAACTGCAAAAGAGATGGAACAGGCTGTAGAGAAGATGTCAAATCTTGATGTTGTTTTAATAGATACAACTGGAAGAAGCAGCAAAAATATTATGCAGATATCAGAACTTCGTACATTTATTACAAAAACTAATCCTTCAAAAGTTGAAATGGTAATAAGTTCTACAACTAAAAATAGTGATATTAAATCAATACTTAAAGGTTACGAAAAACTTGATTATAACAACATAATCATAACAAAATTAGATGAAACTACCACATATGGATGTATATATAATATATGTAAGGAAGCTGAAAAACCTATACAGTATATGACAATAGGTCAAAATGTTCCTGATGATATGAAAGTACCAGAAAAAGATGAAATTATTCGTTTAATATTAGGAGAAGAAACAATATGA
- a CDS encoding MinD/ParA family protein has product MIDQAESLRKLAKEDKKRAKVITVTSGKGGVGKSNFVVNLAISLQKKGKNVLIFDADLGMGNDDVLMGLYPQYNIFDAIFTNMDIKDIIIEGPEGINLVPAGSGLNKAMQLKPEQRDEFLKKLDVLDDYDYILMDTGAGVNKDVLEFIKASEKLIVITTPEPTSITDAYSLIKATDYFKLKTSADIIVNKSFSYKEALDTFSKLNRTIERFLNIKVNYLGAISDDKKLVMSVRAQRPFIMSYPQCEASKDIDNISNKILGLQSENTQGARGVFRKLFNIFS; this is encoded by the coding sequence ATGATAGATCAGGCAGAATCATTAAGAAAATTGGCTAAAGAGGATAAAAAAAGAGCAAAAGTAATTACAGTAACTTCTGGAAAAGGTGGAGTTGGAAAAAGCAATTTTGTTGTTAATCTTGCCATATCTCTTCAGAAAAAAGGAAAAAATGTTTTAATTTTTGATGCTGACCTAGGAATGGGGAATGATGATGTATTAATGGGACTTTACCCACAATATAATATTTTCGATGCAATATTTACTAATATGGATATAAAAGATATAATAATAGAGGGCCCTGAAGGTATAAATCTTGTGCCGGCTGGTTCTGGTCTTAATAAAGCCATGCAGCTAAAACCGGAACAAAGAGATGAATTTCTTAAGAAACTTGATGTTTTAGATGATTACGATTATATATTGATGGATACAGGAGCAGGAGTCAATAAAGATGTACTTGAATTTATTAAAGCATCTGAAAAACTTATTGTAATTACTACTCCTGAACCTACTTCAATTACTGATGCATATAGTCTTATAAAAGCTACTGATTATTTTAAACTTAAAACTTCTGCTGATATTATAGTAAATAAGTCTTTTTCGTATAAAGAAGCTTTAGATACCTTTTCTAAACTCAATAGAACGATAGAACGATTTCTAAATATTAAAGTGAATTATTTAGGAGCAATTTCAGATGATAAAAAGCTTGTAATGAGTGTTAGAGCGCAAAGACCTTTTATTATGTCTTATCCACAGTGTGAAGCATCAAAAGATATCGATAACATTTCAAATAAGATACTAGGATTGCAATCAGAAAATACACAAGGGGCTAGAGGTGTTTTTAGAAAATTATTTAATATTTTTTCATAA
- a CDS encoding PilZ domain-containing protein translates to MEGIGLEVNTKLEIQGEKKGYKSIVLDVSDENFMINIPVSDGEYMLLHIGEEVEINCYLENGRCYNFFSKVTGKGKERNILYYRLSTPFNIRKIQRRNFFRVSVIKEVKYKIITNLNKEEINDLQYRHATLIDLSGGGLKIKIKEKIQKGEKIQIKFKVKNTELELKGEVVRLEYSEYKERVCGIKFIDITQCQSDKIIEELFCIMRKQRANL, encoded by the coding sequence ATGGAAGGTATCGGGTTAGAAGTAAATACAAAGCTTGAAATTCAAGGCGAAAAAAAAGGATATAAAAGTATTGTTTTAGATGTTTCAGATGAAAACTTTATGATCAATATTCCAGTTTCAGATGGAGAGTATATGCTTTTGCATATTGGGGAAGAAGTTGAAATTAACTGCTATTTAGAAAATGGGAGATGTTATAATTTCTTTTCTAAGGTAACAGGAAAAGGAAAAGAGAGAAATATTTTATATTATAGATTGAGTACTCCTTTTAACATAAGAAAGATTCAAAGAAGAAATTTCTTTAGAGTTAGTGTTATAAAAGAAGTAAAATATAAGATAATTACTAATTTAAATAAAGAAGAGATTAATGATTTACAATATAGACATGCTACTTTAATAGATTTAAGTGGTGGAGGATTAAAGATAAAAATAAAAGAAAAAATACAAAAGGGAGAAAAAATCCAGATAAAGTTTAAGGTTAAAAATACTGAACTTGAGCTTAAAGGAGAGGTTGTCAGATTAGAATATTCTGAATATAAAGAAAGAGTGTGTGGAATTAAATTTATAGATATAACACAGTGTCAGAGTGATAAAATTATTGAGGAATTATTCTGCATAATGAGAAAACAGAGAGCAAATCTTTAG
- a CDS encoding FliA/WhiG family RNA polymerase sigma factor, with protein MAAKFAKSIDEGIVKEYIPLVKYIASRTMYGKNNNFDFEDIVSYGMIGLIDAVNKFDAGKGMKFSSYAALRIRGSIIDQLRKMRPLSKTAMDRLNAYNKAVEELQSKFLREPSTLEIAKYLKIDINEVVEIENNINYISMVSLENVIFTDDDDVNLMGVIEDKRSPNPDNIIEDKEKAEILEKAISMLKEKDRLVLNLYYYEELTLKEIGKILEVSESRVCQLHSRAIRNLRDCMKKLHYI; from the coding sequence ATGGCAGCAAAGTTTGCTAAATCAATCGATGAAGGGATAGTAAAGGAATATATTCCTCTAGTAAAATATATAGCCTCTAGAACAATGTACGGTAAAAATAATAATTTTGACTTTGAAGATATAGTAAGCTACGGAATGATTGGCCTTATTGATGCAGTAAATAAATTTGATGCAGGAAAAGGAATGAAATTCTCATCATATGCAGCTCTTAGAATAAGAGGTTCTATAATAGATCAATTAAGGAAGATGAGACCACTTTCTAAAACAGCTATGGACAGGCTTAATGCTTACAATAAAGCGGTTGAAGAATTACAATCAAAGTTTTTAAGAGAACCTTCAACTTTAGAAATTGCTAAATATTTAAAAATAGATATTAATGAAGTTGTAGAAATTGAAAATAATATAAATTATATTTCTATGGTTTCACTTGAAAATGTTATTTTTACTGATGATGATGATGTAAATTTAATGGGTGTAATTGAGGATAAGAGGAGTCCAAATCCAGATAATATAATAGAAGATAAAGAAAAAGCAGAGATACTAGAAAAGGCAATTTCAATGCTTAAAGAAAAAGACAGATTAGTTTTAAATCTTTATTATTATGAAGAACTTACTTTAAAAGAGATTGGAAAAATTCTTGAGGTATCAGAATCAAGAGTGTGTCAGCTTCATAGTAGAGCTATAAGAAATTTAAGAGATTGTATGAAAAAACTTCATTATATTTAA
- a CDS encoding flagellar hook-basal body complex protein, whose product MIRSFYTTVSGLITLQNEQETITNNLANINNNGFKKSQLTKQSFDDVLLSNRQKVSGKDYVRNNIGNLNLGVKVNTVKTMHTQGPFKTTESPSDFGIDGRGFFVIRDGNQQMYTRDGNFKISTDGYLTTNDGYEVLGRNNQTGEIEPIYVGDHKFTLDGDNGLRMEDIGATPDTLLTADFQSYDNLKVVGNNFITSDNPIYDAKVTARQYVLEKSNVNPTEEFVKLLEVKRQFETNQKFIKMQDETVDKACNQIGRV is encoded by the coding sequence ATGATCAGAAGTTTTTATACAACAGTTTCTGGACTTATTACACTTCAAAATGAACAGGAAACTATAACAAATAATTTAGCTAATATAAATAATAACGGTTTTAAAAAATCTCAGCTTACAAAGCAGAGTTTTGACGATGTACTTCTATCAAATAGACAGAAAGTTTCAGGAAAAGATTATGTAAGAAATAACATAGGAAATTTAAATCTTGGAGTAAAGGTAAATACAGTTAAGACTATGCATACACAAGGCCCTTTTAAGACCACAGAGAGTCCTTCTGATTTTGGAATAGATGGAAGAGGCTTTTTTGTAATAAGAGATGGTAATCAGCAGATGTACACAAGAGATGGTAATTTCAAAATTAGTACTGATGGATATTTAACTACAAATGATGGCTATGAGGTACTTGGAAGAAATAATCAAACTGGAGAAATAGAACCTATATATGTGGGTGATCATAAATTTACATTAGATGGAGATAATGGTCTTAGAATGGAAGATATAGGTGCTACACCAGATACACTTCTTACAGCTGATTTTCAGTCTTATGATAATTTAAAAGTAGTAGGTAATAATTTTATAACTTCAGATAATCCTATTTATGATGCTAAGGTTACTGCAAGGCAGTATGTGCTTGAAAAATCAAATGTAAATCCTACAGAAGAGTTTGTAAAGCTTCTTGAAGTAAAAAGACAGTTTGAAACTAATCAGAAGTTTATAAAAATGCAGGATGAAACAGTTGATAAAGCATGTAATCAAATTGGAAGAGTTTAA
- a CDS encoding flagellar hook-basal body complex protein has translation MINIFKTAESGMSAYQEELDHLSNDLVNMNTTGYKKTDVGFKELLMEKLDRRGTPLVDKTAVNGTGVKTGYTYKIRTQGNLISTGVSTDVALDDDGQGLFAVTLRDGSIAYTRDGNFKVDSTGVLVDSIGSRVYIEYEPGASEGEPKLSSKDMTISEDGEISLKQGEDEVKIGKIPVFTAIGDRAFYSIGNSYMKPQDPTEVTLSTDYSMQQGMLENSNVDTTETMTDVVSTSRAFQMSSKALEVADELWGMINNMR, from the coding sequence ATGATTAATATTTTTAAGACAGCAGAAAGTGGAATGAGTGCATATCAAGAAGAGTTAGATCATTTATCAAATGACCTTGTTAATATGAATACAACAGGATACAAAAAGACAGATGTTGGTTTTAAAGAACTTCTTATGGAAAAATTAGATAGAAGAGGAACTCCTCTTGTTGATAAAACTGCTGTAAATGGAACAGGAGTAAAGACCGGGTATACATATAAAATAAGAACACAAGGAAATTTAATATCAACTGGAGTAAGTACAGATGTTGCATTAGATGATGATGGACAAGGACTTTTTGCAGTTACATTAAGAGATGGTTCTATTGCATATACAAGAGATGGAAATTTCAAGGTAGATAGTACGGGTGTATTAGTTGATTCTATTGGAAGCAGAGTTTATATAGAATATGAGCCTGGAGCATCAGAAGGTGAGCCTAAGCTTTCGTCTAAAGATATGACAATAAGTGAAGACGGAGAAATTTCATTAAAACAAGGAGAAGACGAAGTTAAGATAGGAAAAATTCCTGTATTTACTGCAATAGGTGATAGAGCTTTCTACTCAATAGGTAACAGCTATATGAAACCTCAAGATCCTACAGAAGTTACATTAAGTACGGACTATAGTATGCAGCAAGGAATGCTTGAAAATTCAAATGTTGATACTACAGAAACAATGACTGATGTAGTTTCCACTTCTCGTGCATTTCAAATGAGTTCTAAAGCACTTGAAGTTGCAGATGAACTTTGGGGAATGATAAATAATATGAGATAA